One genomic window of Microbacterium testaceum StLB037 includes the following:
- a CDS encoding sugar transferase, producing MVDTLVVLASVFGAQLLWLGPHPLEVSSAPVSYTTVSVLLSGAWLLALSLSGSRHPRVLGHGITEHRLILGASLQLFGLVAIGAYLGSIDLSRGYFLLSLPAGTTVLLGARMACRSWLVAQRRKGSMATRVVLLGGEQENRRVAAELDRHPAVGFTVVGAHTLTAEAVAGGWTDRHSRRLRERLDDLRADSVLVTGGSHLQPQDIRRIGWILEPGRQHLIVAVNLADVAGPRIHTRPVAGLPLVHIETPQYSTTQKVLKRAFDIIGSATLILLLSPVLLALAALVRMSSPGRVLYRQQRVGQGGSHFGMLKFRSMVDGADARLHELLAEQGREGTPLFKVENDPRITSVGRWLRKYSLDELPQLFNVLSGHMSLVGPRPQRDAEVAFYDDDARRRLIVRPGMSGLWQVSGRSALAWDDAIRLDLFYVENWSLVGDIVILARTFKAVIAPGATAH from the coding sequence GTGGTCGACACCCTCGTCGTCCTGGCGTCCGTGTTCGGAGCACAACTTCTCTGGCTGGGGCCGCACCCGTTGGAGGTCAGCTCGGCGCCCGTCAGCTACACCACCGTCTCGGTCCTGCTCTCCGGCGCGTGGCTCCTCGCTCTGAGTCTCAGCGGAAGCCGGCATCCCCGTGTCCTCGGGCACGGCATCACGGAGCACCGTCTGATCCTCGGGGCCTCGCTGCAGCTCTTCGGCCTCGTCGCCATCGGCGCGTACCTCGGCAGCATCGACCTGTCTCGGGGTTACTTCCTGCTGAGCCTGCCCGCCGGCACCACCGTCCTCCTCGGCGCGCGGATGGCGTGTCGATCCTGGCTGGTCGCTCAGAGGCGCAAGGGGTCCATGGCGACGCGCGTGGTGTTGCTGGGCGGAGAGCAGGAGAACCGCCGGGTCGCCGCCGAGCTGGACCGCCACCCCGCCGTGGGCTTCACGGTCGTGGGAGCGCACACCCTCACCGCAGAGGCGGTCGCCGGCGGCTGGACTGACCGTCACTCCCGCCGACTGCGGGAGCGTCTCGATGACCTGCGGGCGGACAGCGTGCTCGTGACGGGAGGATCGCATCTCCAACCGCAAGACATCAGACGCATCGGCTGGATCCTCGAGCCGGGTCGGCAGCACCTCATCGTCGCCGTCAATCTCGCCGATGTCGCGGGACCGCGCATCCACACCCGCCCCGTCGCGGGTCTTCCCCTGGTCCACATCGAGACGCCGCAGTACTCCACGACGCAGAAAGTGCTCAAGCGCGCCTTCGACATCATCGGCTCGGCGACACTCATCCTGCTCCTCTCCCCGGTCCTGCTCGCATTGGCCGCGCTGGTCCGGATGTCGAGCCCGGGCCGCGTGCTCTATCGCCAGCAGCGTGTCGGTCAGGGTGGGTCGCACTTCGGGATGCTCAAGTTCCGGTCGATGGTCGACGGCGCGGATGCGCGCCTGCACGAGCTGCTCGCCGAGCAGGGGCGCGAAGGGACGCCTCTGTTCAAGGTCGAGAACGACCCCCGCATCACGAGCGTCGGACGATGGCTGCGCAAGTACTCACTCGACGAACTGCCCCAGCTGTTCAACGTGCTGAGTGGGCATATGAGCCTGGTCGGACCGCGGCCCCAGCGCGACGCGGAGGTCGCGTTCTACGACGACGACGCCCGCCGACGCCTCATCGTCCGTCCGGGTATGAGCGGGCTGTGGCAGGTCAGCGGACGCTCGGCGCTCGCGTGGGACGACGCCATCCGACTCGACCTGTTCTACGTCGAGAACTGGTCGTTGGTCGGGGACATCGTCATCCTCGCGCGCACCTTCAAGGCGGTGATCGCTCCCGGAGCGACCGCGCATTGA